CAGCTCCGCCGCCCAGCGTCATTCCAAATGGAGCTGCGACAACAGGCTTTGAGCAGTACTTGATTTTCATCGTCGTCTGCTGGAATTGGCGAACGACCATATCAAGGTCCCAAATATTATCGTCCTGCGCTTCCATCAGGATCATCGCCAGGTTCGCACCTACCGAGAAGTTTTTGCCCTGGTTTCCGATGACAAGACCCTTGTAGTTCTTTTCCACTTCGTCAATCGCAAAATTGATCATTTGAAGGATGTCAGGTCCGATCGAGTTGCTGTGTGAATGGAACTCCAGCAATGCGATGCCATCGCCTAAGTCGATCAGGCTTGCACCGCCATTCTTTTTAATGACACCCTTTTGCTTCTTCAGGAGCTTCAGGTTGATGGCCTTTGGATTTTCTTCCACAGCTACATATTCACCATTGTGGTAGTATTGCAGCTTGCCATCTTCTTCTTTGTAGAATGAAGTGTAGCCTTTTTCGACCATTTCTTTTACCCATACAGGAACGGTCTTGCCTTCAGACTCCATTTTGCTGATTGCCTTTTCTACCCCCAGTGCATCCCATGCTTCGAAAGGTCCCATTTCCCAGCCGAAGCCCCACTTCATCGCACGGTCCACGGCGACGATATCGTCAGCAATGGTGCCAAGCAGATCAGCCGAGTATACAAGTACAGGACTGAAGATGTTCCATAAAAGCTCTCCAGCGCGGTCCTTTGCATAAACAAGCGCTTTCATTTTATTGGCAAGCCCTTTTTCCTGCTTCGCCATTTCAGTAGACGCTGTTTTAAGTTTTTTACGAGGTCCGTATTCCAAAGTCTGCGGATCAAGTTCAAGGATTTCCTTGCCTTGTTTCAGGAAAAATCCCTGGCCTGACTTGCTTCCAAGCCAGCCGTTCTCAAGCATCTTCTTCATGAACTCAGGTACTTCAAAAACTTCCTTTTCTTCCCCGTCAACCTGGTCATATACGTTTTTTGCAACATGAGCGAAGGTGTCGAGACCAACTACATCCAGTGTACGGAATGTTGCGCTCTTAGGGCGGCCGATCATTGGACCAGTCACGGAGTCAACCTCACCAACACTATATCCGCCTTTGACCATTTCCCGTACTGTCACGAGCAATCCGTAAGTTCCGATTCGGTTGGCGATGAAGTTCGGTGTATCCTTCGCTTCCACTACTCCCTTGCCTAATTTGTCTTCACCGAAAGTCTTTACGAATGAAAGAACTTCAGGATCCGTATCTTTAGTAGGAATGACTTCAAGAAGCTTCAGGTAGCGCGGCGGGTTGAAGAAGTGTGTGCCAAGGAAATGCTTCCTGAAATCTTCGGAACGTCCTTCAGCCATTGCCTCGACTGAGATTCCTGATGTATTCGAGCTGATGATGCTGCCTTGCTTACGGTATTTATCTACATCAGTGAAAACTTTCTTTTTTATATCAAGGTTTTCAACTACAACTTCGATTACCCAGTCTACATCCTTGAGTTTTTCCATATCATCTTCGAAATTGCCTGCTTCAATTAAAGCAAGATTCTTTTTGGAGGCCAGGGGTGCGGGCTTCTGCTTCAATAACTTCTGCAAAGCTCCTGCACTGATCCGGTTGCGCACCTGCTTATCTTCTAGTGTCAGGCCTTTCGCTTTTTCCTGTTCCGTTAATTCCCGAGGTACAATGTCCAGCAGCAATGTCGGAATCCCGATGTTTGCCAAATGTGCGGCAATCCCTGATCCCATGACACCTGAACCAAGCACCGCTGCCTTTTGAATTTGTCGCATCAAATTTGTCTCCCCCTTTGACTCTTTTGAATGAATACTCATTCATTTTTGCACCAAAAAAAATATGCATATAAATGAGCTCTGTTAATTACTACTATAAAATATTTAAAAAATTTCCGCAATAATAAGGTGCGGAAAAAAGAAAATTTTTTGAATCTTTAATCGCCATGCTTATTTCTCAAGACT
The window above is part of the Mesobacillus jeotgali genome. Proteins encoded here:
- a CDS encoding 3-hydroxyacyl-CoA dehydrogenase NAD-binding domain-containing protein produces the protein MMRQIQKAAVLGSGVMGSGIAAHLANIGIPTLLLDIVPRELTEQEKAKGLTLEDKQVRNRISAGALQKLLKQKPAPLASKKNLALIEAGNFEDDMEKLKDVDWVIEVVVENLDIKKKVFTDVDKYRKQGSIISSNTSGISVEAMAEGRSEDFRKHFLGTHFFNPPRYLKLLEVIPTKDTDPEVLSFVKTFGEDKLGKGVVEAKDTPNFIANRIGTYGLLVTVREMVKGGYSVGEVDSVTGPMIGRPKSATFRTLDVVGLDTFAHVAKNVYDQVDGEEKEVFEVPEFMKKMLENGWLGSKSGQGFFLKQGKEILELDPQTLEYGPRKKLKTASTEMAKQEKGLANKMKALVYAKDRAGELLWNIFSPVLVYSADLLGTIADDIVAVDRAMKWGFGWEMGPFEAWDALGVEKAISKMESEGKTVPVWVKEMVEKGYTSFYKEEDGKLQYYHNGEYVAVEENPKAINLKLLKKQKGVIKKNGGASLIDLGDGIALLEFHSHSNSIGPDILQMINFAIDEVEKNYKGLVIGNQGKNFSVGANLAMILMEAQDDNIWDLDMVVRQFQQTTMKIKYCSKPVVAAPFGMTLGGGAEMCLPAAHIQASMETYMGLVEAGVGLIPGGGGNKELYIKHLEGLPKGVDFDLQKVANKVFETIAMAKVSTSGEEARENNFLNEADGISVNSDHLLYDAKQAALNLYESGYKAPVRKKVPVTGEPGYATLLLGAQTMHLSGYISEHDLKIAKKLAYVISGGKVPYGTEVDEQYLLDLEREAFLSLVAEPKSQQRMQHMLVKGKPLRN